One Candidatus Poribacteria bacterium DNA segment encodes these proteins:
- a CDS encoding glycosyltransferase — protein MAHIGRRGGRRLTLKGNCLTMADGSQTDATTGRSPERRERDLYRPTLGLIMIVKNEAENLPELLGPLQGKFDQIVIVDTGSDDGTPEIAQRYGAEVHHFPWINDFSAARNESIRHARTDWMLWLDGDDRVAPSEIDLIRKIIVRYPKRDAAFFCHLRSYGASWQGDQNLLQIRLLPNRPGIAFEGAVHERVADSVVNLGARLEHSPVEIIHTGYMDSSVMPAKFERNLELLNKMLEADPSDVSARFQLVMQFVPMGRIDEAREQVDLLAKVIDDGGLIQSDSFYRYLLLRGIVYSYADDSAEAKRCYERIVEVHPTLGVGHLLLARSYYDLKDWEKVHDHLIKAEYHGIVLDAIPIPMTQAHFDMASMRAAYYQHKGQWVLAAQELRKALNINSEYLEYYVAMGNAYLSADDPQRALASFELGLDVFEQVVARLRERRQTTASEDNRGGTGAEMSEAERARTQAKFYDGIALSQMRLRKMLAAKETLDRGLEAIPDAVSLTLRTVEWMLRMKRKDGAARWAEKALALDPESVPVAEAAANLFILHGGPGEALPWLRRLWRDHSGKWDAGLIAVLTALQTNQWAAARESFGELRERLQEIGVRGSSDWDAELRADHPMLDCFMDAAFWSSQQEEDSGSASEREKDSSGNAQMNAQKVGSGKLGAIAQAIRGVLTQAAPVLSQTAPR, from the coding sequence GAGGACGTCGACTCACCCTGAAGGGAAACTGCCTGACCATGGCGGACGGTTCGCAGACAGACGCAACAACCGGTCGATCCCCGGAGAGGCGCGAGAGAGACCTCTACCGCCCGACTCTGGGGCTCATCATGATCGTCAAGAACGAGGCGGAGAACCTGCCGGAGCTGCTCGGACCGCTCCAGGGCAAGTTCGACCAGATCGTGATCGTGGATACCGGCAGCGATGACGGGACGCCGGAGATCGCCCAGCGCTACGGAGCCGAGGTCCACCATTTCCCGTGGATCAACGACTTCTCCGCCGCGCGCAACGAGTCCATCCGGCATGCCCGCACCGACTGGATGCTCTGGCTGGACGGCGACGACCGAGTGGCTCCCTCCGAGATCGACCTGATCCGCAAGATCATCGTGCGGTATCCCAAGCGGGATGCCGCGTTCTTCTGCCATCTGCGGAGCTACGGGGCGTCGTGGCAAGGCGATCAGAACCTGCTGCAGATCCGCCTGCTGCCGAACCGGCCGGGCATCGCGTTCGAAGGAGCTGTCCACGAGCGAGTCGCAGACAGCGTGGTCAATCTGGGCGCGCGTCTGGAGCACTCGCCGGTCGAAATCATCCACACGGGCTACATGGATTCCTCCGTGATGCCCGCGAAGTTCGAGCGCAATCTCGAACTCCTCAACAAGATGCTCGAAGCGGACCCGTCCGATGTCAGCGCGCGGTTCCAACTCGTCATGCAGTTCGTGCCGATGGGACGGATCGACGAAGCCCGCGAGCAGGTGGACCTGCTCGCCAAGGTCATCGACGACGGCGGACTGATCCAGTCCGACTCCTTCTACCGATATCTGCTCCTTCGGGGGATCGTCTACTCCTACGCGGACGACTCGGCGGAGGCGAAACGCTGCTACGAGCGCATCGTCGAAGTCCATCCCACGCTCGGCGTCGGGCACCTCCTGTTGGCGCGGTCCTATTACGACCTGAAGGACTGGGAGAAGGTTCACGACCATCTGATCAAGGCGGAGTACCACGGCATCGTCCTCGACGCGATCCCCATCCCGATGACGCAGGCGCATTTCGACATGGCGTCCATGCGAGCCGCCTACTACCAACACAAGGGACAGTGGGTTCTCGCGGCTCAGGAGCTCCGCAAGGCGCTCAACATCAACAGCGAGTACCTCGAGTACTACGTCGCCATGGGGAACGCCTACCTGTCGGCGGACGACCCTCAACGGGCGCTCGCGTCCTTCGAGCTGGGGCTGGATGTCTTCGAGCAGGTGGTGGCGAGACTGCGGGAACGCAGGCAGACCACGGCGTCCGAGGACAACCGGGGTGGAACCGGCGCCGAGATGTCGGAGGCGGAGCGCGCCCGCACGCAAGCCAAGTTCTACGACGGCATCGCATTGAGCCAGATGCGACTGAGGAAGATGCTCGCCGCGAAGGAGACCCTCGACCGGGGTCTGGAGGCGATTCCCGACGCGGTGAGTCTGACTCTGCGGACGGTGGAATGGATGTTGCGTATGAAGCGGAAGGACGGCGCCGCTCGCTGGGCGGAGAAGGCTCTGGCGCTGGACCCTGAATCCGTTCCGGTGGCAGAAGCCGCCGCGAACCTGTTCATCCTGCACGGGGGTCCCGGCGAGGCGCTCCCGTGGCTTCGGCGCCTTTGGCGCGATCACTCGGGCAAGTGGGACGCGGGTCTGATCGCGGTGCTGACGGCGCTCCAGACGAATCAGTGGGCTGCGGCTCGGGAGTCGTTCGGCGAGCTGCGCGAACGGCTGCAGGAGATCGGCGTTCGCGGTTCGTCCGATTGGGACGCCGAGCTGAGGGCGGATCATCCGATGCTGGACTGCTTCATGGACGCAGCGTTCTGGTCTTCGCAGCAGGAAGAAGATTCCGGGTCCGCGTCGGAACGGGAAAAAGATTCATCTGGGAACGCCCAGATGAACGCCCA